A stretch of Ranitomeya variabilis isolate aRanVar5 chromosome 3, aRanVar5.hap1, whole genome shotgun sequence DNA encodes these proteins:
- the LOC143817733 gene encoding uncharacterized protein LOC143817733 produces the protein MKDRFNKDLRQESRVPSGSGARIRRYKYHRVLAFLRPVLAQRTTYSTTVGPGSGVVLHPTATDPSQPSSSAAASGPSTLTGDQGAGPSGLPLSQSSSTAPFFLGSSRQRQRASDRSLMPEFLHLSSVLHEAIKALGDRMDVSHSLLNARIQEVSKSLDQVKSDIQRC, from the exons atgaaggaccgcttcaacaaggacctgcgtcaagagagccgtgttcccagtggttcaggagcaaggatcagaagatacaaataccatcgagttctggcatttttaagaccggtccttgcccagagaac cacatacagcactactgttggcccaggttctggagtggtccttcatccgacagccacggacccgtcccagccatccagcagcgcagcagcaagtgggccttccacactaactggagaccagggagctggtccatcaggtcttcccctttcgcagtcctcttccactgcccccttttttttgggctcctcccggcagcggcagagggcttcggacaggtcactcatgcccgagtttttgcacttgagctcggttttacacgaagcaatcaaggctttgggtgaccgaatggatgtttcacatagcctcttgaatgcacgtatccaggaggtcagcaaaagccttgaccaagtgaaatccgacatccagag